The following proteins are encoded in a genomic region of Fervidobacterium pennivorans DSM 9078:
- a CDS encoding TrpB-like pyridoxal phosphate-dependent enzyme: protein MFREVVYLKPEEMPRSYYNVLADLPFKLDPPLDPKTGEPMRPEKLLRIFPEPLLEQEVSDKRFIPIPEPVLKEYAVYRPTPLVRAHFLEEYLGTRTQIYYKYEGLSPTGSHKTNTALAQAYYNKISGTKVLVTETGAGQWGSALSYAGAKFGLEVRVFMVKISYNQKPFRKVLMNLFDGNVVPSPSKLTQFGQMFDEGHPGTLGIAISEAIETVLEEQNAKYALGSVLNHVLLHQTIIGLELKEQLKKLEITPDMIVACHGGGSNFGGTILPFIPDVLDGKDIEIVAVEPESCPSLTKGEYRYDFGDSAGLTPMMKMYTLGKDFVPPAIHAGGLRYHGAAPIVSKLLYEKLISAAAVSQDEVFEAGKLFAKVEGIVPAPESAHAIAYVIKEAKKNEKKTIVFTLSGHGYFDLNAYVSSLRGNFRNF, encoded by the coding sequence ATGTTTAGGGAAGTTGTGTATTTGAAGCCCGAGGAAATGCCAAGAAGTTACTACAACGTGCTTGCAGACTTGCCATTCAAATTGGACCCACCACTTGACCCAAAAACAGGTGAGCCGATGAGACCCGAGAAGTTGCTTAGGATATTCCCGGAACCACTGCTTGAACAAGAGGTAAGTGACAAAAGATTTATCCCTATTCCTGAGCCCGTTTTGAAAGAATACGCAGTCTACAGACCTACACCACTCGTTCGAGCACACTTTCTTGAAGAATACCTTGGAACGCGTACACAGATTTATTACAAATACGAAGGGCTCAGCCCTACAGGTAGTCACAAAACAAATACTGCTCTTGCACAGGCTTACTACAACAAAATCTCAGGAACAAAAGTTTTGGTAACCGAAACGGGTGCAGGGCAGTGGGGAAGTGCACTTTCGTACGCAGGTGCTAAGTTTGGCTTGGAAGTTCGAGTATTTATGGTAAAAATTAGCTATAATCAAAAGCCTTTCAGAAAGGTACTAATGAATTTATTTGATGGTAACGTAGTTCCAAGTCCGAGCAAGTTAACGCAATTTGGTCAGATGTTTGACGAAGGGCACCCTGGAACACTTGGTATAGCGATTTCAGAGGCTATTGAAACAGTCCTTGAAGAACAAAATGCAAAGTATGCACTTGGAAGTGTTTTGAACCATGTGTTACTACACCAAACGATAATTGGACTCGAATTGAAAGAGCAATTAAAAAAGTTAGAAATTACGCCAGACATGATTGTTGCATGCCATGGAGGTGGTTCTAATTTCGGTGGAACGATATTGCCTTTTATTCCTGATGTTCTCGATGGGAAAGATATCGAAATTGTTGCGGTAGAGCCCGAGAGCTGTCCGTCACTGACAAAAGGTGAGTATCGATATGACTTTGGAGATAGCGCAGGTTTGACACCAATGATGAAAATGTACACACTTGGTAAGGACTTTGTTCCCCCAGCAATTCACGCAGGTGGGTTAAGATACCACGGAGCAGCCCCTATTGTCTCAAAGTTACTCTACGAAAAACTGATATCCGCTGCAGCGGTTAGTCAGGATGAGGTCTTCGAAGCCGGAAAGCTTTTTGCAAAAGTGGAGGGAATCGTTCCTGCACCAGAATCGGCACACGCAATAGCATATGTGATTAAGGAAGCGAAAAAGAATGAGAAAAAGACAATTGTCTTCACACTTTCTGGTCATGGATATTTTGATTTGAATGCGTATGTCAGTTCGTTAAGGGGAAACTTTAGAAACTTTTGA